One Mycolicibacterium parafortuitum DNA segment encodes these proteins:
- the alr gene encoding alanine racemase codes for MNTPSAVIDLDAIAHNVGVVRDSVGSAAVMAVVKADGYGHGAAPVARAALAAGAAALGVVTVDEALALRRDGITAPILCWLHPPGTDFAPALQADIEVAVSSLRQVHDLLDAAARTGRTAVVTVKADTGLSRNGVSPDEYPDVLAALARALRDGAVTVRGLMSHLAHGDVPDHPFNDEQARRLTEMAATARGAGIAYDVVHLCNSPAALTRPDLAFDMVRPGIAVYGQTPIPERGDMGLRPAMTLKCPVAKVRSVHAGDGVSYGHTWIADRDTTLAVIPAGYADGVFRLLSNRFEVAINGRRYPNVGRVCMDQFVVDLGPGATDVSEGDDAILFGPGADGEPTAQDWADVLGTINYEVVTSPRGRIVRRYVGGGQP; via the coding sequence ATGAACACACCCAGCGCGGTGATCGACCTCGACGCCATCGCCCACAACGTGGGTGTGGTGCGCGACAGCGTGGGTTCGGCCGCGGTGATGGCCGTGGTCAAGGCCGACGGTTACGGCCACGGCGCCGCCCCGGTGGCCCGGGCCGCGCTGGCCGCGGGAGCCGCCGCTCTCGGGGTCGTCACGGTCGACGAGGCGCTCGCACTGCGCCGGGACGGGATCACCGCGCCGATCCTGTGCTGGCTGCATCCGCCCGGCACCGACTTCGCGCCCGCGTTGCAGGCCGACATCGAGGTCGCGGTGTCGTCCCTGCGGCAGGTGCACGACCTGCTCGATGCCGCGGCACGCACCGGCCGCACCGCGGTGGTGACCGTCAAAGCAGACACCGGTCTGAGTCGCAACGGCGTCAGCCCGGACGAATACCCGGACGTCCTGGCCGCGTTGGCGCGCGCCCTGCGCGACGGTGCGGTGACGGTGCGCGGCCTGATGTCGCACCTCGCGCACGGCGACGTGCCGGATCATCCGTTCAACGACGAGCAGGCCCGTCGCTTGACCGAGATGGCCGCCACGGCCCGGGGTGCGGGTATCGCGTACGACGTTGTGCACCTGTGCAATTCGCCGGCGGCGTTGACCAGGCCGGATCTGGCGTTCGACATGGTGCGCCCCGGTATCGCGGTGTACGGGCAGACGCCGATCCCGGAGCGCGGCGACATGGGTCTGCGGCCGGCGATGACGCTGAAATGCCCTGTCGCGAAGGTCCGTTCGGTGCATGCCGGAGACGGGGTCTCGTACGGGCACACCTGGATCGCCGACCGTGACACCACCTTGGCGGTGATCCCCGCGGGCTACGCCGACGGGGTGTTCCGGCTGTTGAGCAACCGGTTCGAGGTGGCGATCAACGGCAGGCGTTACCCGAACGTCGGGCGGGTGTGCATGGACCAGTTCGTCGTGGACCTCGGACCTGGCGCGACGGACGTCTCCGAGGGCGACGACGCGATCCTGTTCGGGCCCGGTGCCGACGGTGAGCCGACCGCGCAGGATTGGGCGGATGTGTTGGGCACCATCAACTATGAGGTGGTGACGAGCCCGCGCGGACGGATCGTGCGCCGGTACGTCGGAGGTGGGCAGCCGTGA
- a CDS encoding glutamate decarboxylase, with amino-acid sequence MPNVSRHSSLTPAYTGRLSSSPIPALRLPDESMESELTYRYIHDELMLDGSSRLNLATFVTTWMDPEAGQLMSETFDKNMIDKDEYPVTAAIEQRCVCMVADLFHAENLRDDDPSTAIGVSTVGSSEAVMLAGLAMKWRWRAKVGKDWKTRTPNLVMGSNVQVVWEKFCRYFDVEPRYLPMENGRYVITPEQVVDAVDEDTIGVVAILGTTYTGELEPVGEICAALDKLAATGGHDVPVHVDAASGGFVVPFLHPDVVWDFRLPRVVSINVSGHKYGLTYPGIGFVVWRNAEHLPEELVFRVNYLGGDMPTFTLNFSRPGNQVVGQYYNFLRLGRDGYTQVMRTLSETAQWLSHELEGITGPDRKPLFEVITDGSAIPVVAFKLVDGAKFTVFDISSLLRSYGWQVPAYTMPDDATDVSVLRIVVREGFSANLARALRDDLVEVLGKLEKVGIGGFADEEHFAH; translated from the coding sequence ATGCCCAACGTTTCGCGTCATTCGTCGCTGACCCCCGCTTACACCGGCCGGCTGTCCTCCTCTCCGATCCCGGCGCTGCGCCTGCCCGACGAGTCGATGGAATCGGAGCTGACCTACCGCTACATCCACGACGAGCTGATGCTCGACGGCAGCTCGCGGCTGAATCTCGCGACGTTCGTCACGACGTGGATGGATCCCGAAGCGGGCCAGCTGATGTCGGAGACGTTCGACAAGAACATGATCGACAAGGACGAGTACCCGGTCACCGCGGCCATCGAGCAGCGCTGCGTGTGCATGGTGGCTGACCTGTTCCACGCCGAGAACCTGCGCGACGACGACCCGTCCACCGCGATCGGGGTCTCCACCGTGGGCTCCAGCGAGGCCGTGATGCTGGCCGGCCTGGCGATGAAGTGGCGCTGGCGGGCGAAGGTCGGCAAGGACTGGAAGACCAGGACCCCGAATCTGGTGATGGGGTCGAACGTGCAGGTGGTGTGGGAGAAGTTCTGCCGCTACTTCGACGTCGAGCCGCGCTACCTGCCGATGGAGAACGGCCGCTACGTCATCACCCCCGAACAGGTGGTCGACGCCGTCGACGAGGACACCATCGGTGTGGTCGCGATCCTGGGGACGACGTACACCGGCGAGCTGGAGCCCGTCGGCGAGATCTGCGCGGCGCTCGACAAGCTGGCCGCCACCGGCGGTCACGACGTGCCGGTGCACGTTGACGCGGCCAGCGGCGGGTTCGTGGTGCCGTTCCTGCACCCCGACGTGGTGTGGGACTTCCGACTGCCCCGGGTGGTGTCCATCAACGTCAGCGGGCACAAGTACGGGCTGACCTACCCGGGCATCGGGTTCGTGGTGTGGCGCAACGCCGAGCACCTGCCCGAGGAACTGGTGTTCCGGGTCAACTACCTCGGTGGTGACATGCCGACGTTCACGCTGAACTTCTCCCGGCCCGGCAATCAGGTGGTGGGGCAGTACTACAACTTCCTGCGCCTCGGGCGGGACGGGTACACCCAGGTCATGCGCACGCTGTCCGAGACCGCGCAATGGCTGTCGCACGAGTTGGAGGGGATCACGGGACCCGACCGCAAGCCGCTGTTCGAGGTGATCACCGACGGATCGGCCATCCCGGTGGTCGCGTTCAAGCTGGTCGACGGCGCGAAGTTCACCGTGTTCGACATCTCGTCGCTGTTGCGCAGCTACGGCTGGCAGGTGCCCGCCTACACGATGCCCGACGACGCCACCGACGTCTCTGTACTGCGCATTGTCGTGCGTGAGGGTTTCTCGGCCAACCTGGCCCGTGCGCTGCGCGACGATCTGGTGGAGGTGCTGGGCAAACTCGAGAAGGTGGGCATCGGCGGGTTCGCCGACGAGGAGCATTTCGCCCACTGA
- a CDS encoding NAD(P)H-hydrate dehydratase, whose translation MRYFYSAEAIRDAEAPLLASLPDGVLMRRAAFGLATAIAEDLGTVSGKTVCAVVGSGDNGGDALWAATFLRRRGAGASAVLLNPERAHPKALAAFRRAGGRIVETVPAATDLVIDGVVGISGSGPLRPDAAAVFDAVSAAGIPVVAVDLPSGVDVATGTADGPHVEPALTVTFGGLKPVHALGRCGRVELVDIGLDLAPSDVGALEAEDVAALWPVPGPKDDKYTQGVTGVMAGSATYPGAAILCTGAAVAATSGMVRYAGTAAAEVVSHWPEVIATSSHASAGRVQAWVVGPGFGTDETSAAALVFALETDLPVIVDADGLTILSAHPEIVQGRRAPTVLTPHAGEFARLAGAPPGDDRIADTRRLADRLGVTVLLKGNVTVVAEPDGPVRLNVAGNAWAATAGSGDVLSGVIGALLAAGAAPGEAAAAAAFVHARAADLSARDPGPAAAPTSASRILTHLRPALASIL comes from the coding sequence ATGCGGTACTTCTACAGCGCCGAGGCGATCCGCGACGCCGAAGCGCCCCTGCTGGCCTCGCTGCCCGACGGCGTACTGATGCGCCGGGCCGCGTTCGGGCTCGCCACCGCCATCGCCGAGGACCTGGGCACCGTCTCGGGCAAGACCGTGTGCGCGGTCGTCGGCTCCGGGGACAACGGCGGCGACGCGCTGTGGGCGGCCACGTTCCTGCGTCGCCGCGGGGCGGGCGCGTCCGCGGTGCTGCTCAACCCCGAACGGGCGCATCCGAAGGCGTTGGCCGCTTTCCGGCGCGCCGGTGGCCGCATCGTCGAAACAGTGCCTGCGGCAACAGATCTGGTGATCGACGGGGTGGTCGGCATCTCCGGCTCGGGTCCGCTGCGGCCCGACGCCGCCGCCGTTTTCGACGCGGTGTCGGCCGCCGGTATCCCGGTCGTCGCCGTGGACTTGCCCAGCGGTGTCGACGTCGCCACCGGAACCGCCGACGGTCCCCATGTGGAACCCGCCCTGACCGTCACGTTCGGCGGGCTCAAACCGGTCCACGCCCTCGGTCGCTGCGGCCGGGTCGAACTCGTCGACATCGGCCTGGACCTCGCGCCCAGCGACGTCGGCGCCCTCGAGGCCGAAGACGTCGCCGCGCTGTGGCCGGTGCCGGGGCCGAAGGACGACAAGTACACCCAGGGCGTCACCGGCGTCATGGCCGGTTCGGCCACCTATCCCGGTGCGGCCATCCTGTGTACCGGTGCGGCCGTGGCCGCCACGTCCGGCATGGTCCGCTACGCGGGAACCGCTGCCGCGGAGGTGGTTTCGCACTGGCCCGAGGTGATCGCCACCTCGAGTCACGCGAGCGCCGGACGCGTGCAGGCGTGGGTCGTCGGTCCCGGCTTCGGCACCGACGAGACCTCGGCCGCCGCACTGGTGTTCGCGCTGGAAACCGACCTGCCGGTGATCGTCGACGCCGACGGGCTGACCATCCTGTCCGCCCACCCCGAGATCGTCCAGGGCCGCCGTGCCCCCACGGTGCTGACGCCGCACGCCGGCGAGTTCGCGCGGCTGGCCGGTGCGCCGCCGGGCGACGACCGCATCGCCGACACCCGCCGGCTCGCCGACCGCCTCGGCGTCACCGTGCTTCTCAAAGGCAACGTCACCGTCGTCGCCGAACCCGACGGCCCCGTGCGCCTCAATGTGGCGGGCAACGCGTGGGCGGCCACCGCCGGTTCCGGCGACGTGCTGTCCGGTGTGATCGGCGCGCTTCTGGCAGCCGGGGCCGCGCCGGGGGAGGCCGCGGCCGCGGCGGCGTTCGTGCACGCGCGCGCCGCGGATCTGTCCGCGCGCGACCCCGGTCCGGCCGCCGCCCCGACATCGGCGTCGCGCATCCTGACCCATCTGCGACCCGCGCTGGCCTCGATCCTCTAG
- a CDS encoding nuclear transport factor 2 family protein, whose product MALHDELLELEHAGWKSLCDGTGDTFYGGLMTDDAVMVLANGMVMDRDAVVSALGQSPPWARYEISDVRVVPIDDDTAALVYTGTGWRDGADDPSEKPFVGAMSSVYHRTAQGWALALYQQSPVASANDG is encoded by the coding sequence ATGGCTCTGCACGACGAACTCCTCGAACTCGAACACGCCGGCTGGAAGTCGCTGTGCGACGGCACCGGCGACACGTTCTACGGTGGCCTGATGACCGACGACGCGGTCATGGTGCTCGCCAACGGCATGGTGATGGACCGCGACGCCGTCGTGTCCGCCCTCGGCCAGTCACCGCCGTGGGCGCGCTACGAGATCAGCGACGTCCGGGTGGTCCCGATCGACGACGACACCGCGGCCCTGGTGTACACCGGCACGGGCTGGCGCGACGGCGCGGACGACCCCTCTGAGAAACCCTTCGTCGGCGCGATGTCGTCGGTGTATCACCGCACCGCGCAGGGTTGGGCCCTGGCGCTGTATCAGCAGTCGCCGGTCGCCTCCGCCAACGACGGATAG
- a CDS encoding STAS domain-containing protein, with protein MEQTRSGRFTVTPRRDGEILVLHARGDLDVLTAPTLSTYLDIGLASAPAVVIVDITDVTFLSSAGIGLLVETHRLTERGGISLRVVADGPATSRPLRMMRIDEVIDLYPSLAEATGDC; from the coding sequence ATGGAACAGACGCGTAGCGGCAGGTTCACCGTGACGCCGCGCAGGGACGGGGAGATCCTGGTTCTGCACGCGCGCGGCGATCTGGACGTGCTGACCGCGCCCACACTGAGCACCTACCTCGACATCGGCCTCGCCTCCGCACCCGCGGTGGTGATCGTCGACATCACCGACGTGACGTTCCTGTCGTCGGCGGGCATCGGGCTGCTGGTCGAGACGCACCGGCTGACCGAGCGCGGCGGAATCTCCCTGCGCGTGGTCGCCGACGGACCCGCGACCAGTCGGCCGCTGCGGATGATGCGCATCGACGAGGTGATCGACCTCTATCCGTCGTTGGCGGAGGCGACCGGCGACTGCTGA
- the glmS gene encoding glutamine--fructose-6-phosphate transaminase (isomerizing) → MCGIVGYVGQRPACDIVVDALRRMEYRGYDSSGVALLDGHGGLTVRRKAGRLANLEAALAESGAESPAGATGLGHTRWATHGRPTDRNAHPHCDASGKIAVVHNGIIENFAALRAELEADGVEFASDTDTEAAVHLVAREYLHGRTAGNFAESVFAVLPRLEGHFTLVFANADDPGTIVAARRSTPLVLGVGDGEMFVGSDVAAFIEHTRDAVELGQDQAVVVTADGYRVTDFYGNDDSASARPFHIDWDLSAAEKGGYEYFMLKEIAEQPSAVSDTLLGHFVNNRIVLDEQRLSDQELRDIDKVFVVACGTAYHSGLLAKYAIEHWTRLPVEVELASEFRYRDPVLDSHTLVVAISQSGETADTLEAVRHAKEQKAKVLAICNTNGSQIPRECDAVLYTRAGPEIGVASTKTFLAQVAANYLVGLALAQARGTKYPDEVAREYHDLEAMPEMIARVLASSEPVVQLAKQFASSQTVLFLGRHVGYPVALEGALKLKELAYMHAEGFAAGELKHGPIALIEDDLPVIVVMPSPKNSATLHSKLLSNIREIQARGAITIVIAEEGDDTVRPYADHLIEIPAVSTLFQPLLSTIPMQLFSAGVAQARGYDVDKPRNLAKSVTVE, encoded by the coding sequence ATGTGTGGAATCGTCGGCTACGTCGGGCAGCGCCCTGCCTGCGACATCGTCGTCGACGCGCTTCGCCGGATGGAATACCGGGGGTACGACTCGTCCGGTGTGGCGCTACTCGACGGACACGGCGGCCTCACGGTCCGCCGCAAGGCGGGGCGACTGGCCAATCTGGAGGCGGCCCTGGCCGAGAGCGGGGCGGAGAGCCCTGCCGGTGCGACAGGGCTGGGGCACACCCGGTGGGCGACCCACGGCAGGCCCACCGACCGCAACGCGCACCCGCACTGCGATGCGTCCGGCAAGATCGCCGTGGTCCACAACGGCATCATCGAGAACTTCGCGGCGCTGCGCGCCGAACTGGAGGCCGACGGCGTCGAGTTCGCCAGCGACACCGACACCGAGGCCGCGGTGCACTTGGTCGCTCGCGAGTACCTGCACGGCAGGACCGCGGGGAACTTCGCCGAGTCGGTCTTCGCGGTGCTGCCCCGGCTGGAGGGGCACTTCACGCTGGTGTTCGCCAACGCCGACGATCCCGGCACGATCGTGGCGGCCCGCCGCTCGACGCCGCTGGTGCTCGGTGTCGGTGACGGCGAGATGTTCGTCGGCTCGGACGTCGCGGCGTTCATCGAGCACACCCGCGACGCCGTCGAGTTAGGCCAGGATCAGGCCGTCGTCGTCACCGCGGACGGCTACCGTGTCACGGACTTCTACGGCAACGACGACTCCGCCAGCGCTCGCCCGTTCCACATCGACTGGGATCTGTCGGCCGCCGAGAAGGGCGGCTACGAGTACTTCATGCTCAAGGAGATCGCCGAGCAGCCCTCCGCGGTGTCCGACACCCTGCTGGGGCACTTCGTCAACAACCGGATCGTGCTCGACGAGCAGCGCCTGTCCGATCAGGAACTGCGCGACATCGACAAGGTCTTCGTGGTCGCATGCGGCACCGCGTACCACTCCGGGCTGCTGGCCAAGTACGCGATCGAGCACTGGACCCGCCTGCCCGTCGAGGTCGAGCTGGCCAGCGAGTTCCGCTACCGCGACCCGGTGCTGGACAGCCACACCCTCGTCGTCGCGATCTCGCAGTCCGGCGAGACCGCGGACACGCTGGAGGCGGTCCGGCACGCCAAGGAGCAGAAGGCCAAGGTGCTGGCCATCTGCAACACCAACGGCAGCCAGATCCCGCGCGAATGCGACGCGGTGCTCTACACCCGCGCCGGGCCGGAGATCGGCGTCGCGTCGACCAAGACGTTCCTGGCCCAGGTGGCCGCGAATTACCTTGTCGGGCTTGCGCTTGCGCAGGCTCGCGGTACCAAGTACCCCGACGAGGTGGCCCGCGAGTACCACGATCTGGAAGCCATGCCCGAGATGATCGCCCGGGTGCTGGCGTCGTCGGAGCCGGTGGTGCAACTGGCCAAGCAGTTCGCGTCGTCGCAGACGGTGCTGTTCCTGGGCCGCCACGTCGGGTATCCGGTGGCGCTGGAGGGCGCGCTCAAGCTCAAGGAGCTGGCGTACATGCACGCCGAGGGCTTCGCCGCCGGTGAGCTCAAGCACGGCCCGATCGCGCTGATCGAGGACGATCTGCCGGTCATCGTGGTGATGCCGTCGCCGAAGAACTCCGCGACGCTGCACTCCAAGCTGCTGTCGAACATCCGCGAGATCCAGGCGCGCGGCGCGATCACGATCGTCATCGCCGAGGAAGGCGACGACACGGTGCGGCCCTACGCCGATCACCTGATCGAGATCCCAGCCGTGTCAACGCTTTTCCAGCCGCTGCTGTCGACCATCCCGATGCAGCTGTTCTCGGCGGGCGTGGCGCAGGCGCGCGGCTACGACGTGGACAAGCCACGCAATCTGGCGAAGTCGGTCACCGTCGAATAA
- a CDS encoding dienelactone hydrolase family protein — MASTKKLFAALTRRGPHRVLRGDLAFAGQPGVVYTPAEGKNLPGVAFAHDWITSAGRYHGTLEHLASWGIVAAAPNTETGLAPSVLNLAFDLGTTLDIITGVRLGEGAISVHPGKLGLAGHGFGASAVVFAAAGLPVKPKAVVAAYPTVSSPAAEDPAAGLTVPGLILTDPGDPMSLRSNAVELARAWKTATLRATSKTKSGGLVEGRGLAKVVGLPGADRGTQKIVRALMTGYLLHLLTGDKTYRDFADAETELPKAPVMDPFAGDPVDLENKVIALLKP; from the coding sequence GTGGCCAGCACGAAGAAGCTCTTTGCCGCGTTGACCCGTCGCGGACCGCACCGCGTTCTCCGCGGTGACCTGGCCTTTGCCGGCCAGCCGGGCGTCGTCTACACGCCCGCGGAAGGCAAGAATCTGCCCGGTGTCGCGTTCGCTCACGATTGGATCACATCGGCCGGGCGCTACCACGGGACGCTGGAACACCTGGCGTCGTGGGGCATCGTCGCCGCGGCGCCCAACACCGAGACGGGCCTGGCCCCGTCGGTGCTGAATCTGGCGTTCGACCTGGGCACGACGCTCGACATCATCACCGGCGTGCGGTTGGGCGAAGGTGCCATCAGCGTGCATCCGGGCAAGCTGGGACTGGCCGGACACGGTTTCGGCGCATCGGCGGTGGTGTTCGCGGCAGCGGGCCTGCCGGTCAAGCCGAAGGCCGTGGTCGCCGCCTATCCGACCGTCTCCAGCCCTGCGGCCGAGGATCCGGCGGCCGGGCTGACCGTGCCGGGGCTGATCCTGACCGATCCCGGCGACCCGATGTCGCTGCGGTCGAACGCCGTCGAGTTGGCGCGGGCGTGGAAGACCGCGACCCTGCGCGCGACCTCGAAGACCAAGTCCGGCGGCCTGGTCGAGGGGCGCGGGCTGGCCAAGGTCGTCGGCCTGCCCGGCGCGGACCGCGGCACCCAGAAGATCGTGCGTGCGCTGATGACCGGATACCTGCTGCATCTGCTCACCGGCGACAAGACCTACCGCGACTTCGCCGACGCCGAGACCGAACTGCCCAAGGCGCCGGTGATGGACCCGTTCGCCGGCGATCCGGTGGACCTGGAGAACAAGGTCATTGCTCTTTTGAAACCCTGA
- a CDS encoding LLM class F420-dependent oxidoreductase: MRTGMFLSYAGGFLEAVDEVVECEKLGVDIALVAEAYSYDAISQLGFLAARTSRIELGTGVVPIYTRTPALMAMTAAGVDYVSDGRFRLGLGTSGPQVIEGFHGLPFDAPLGRTREVVEICRQVWRRERLSYEGKYYQLPLPAERGTGLGKPLKLINHPVRERIPITIAALGPKNVELTAEIAEGWQPVFFYPEKADDVWGDALRAGASRRDPELGPLDVMVSATLAIGDDVEDRLAWAKPQLALYIGGMGARGKNFYHNLATRYGFGEVADHIQDLYLAGKKAEAIDAVPDDLVRKVSLVGPKGYVKERLAAFAEAGVTTMLLHPMGVDAAERIKFVEELQALV, encoded by the coding sequence ATGCGGACCGGGATGTTCCTCAGCTACGCCGGCGGTTTTCTGGAAGCGGTCGACGAGGTCGTCGAGTGCGAGAAGCTCGGCGTCGACATCGCGCTGGTCGCCGAGGCGTACTCCTACGACGCGATCAGCCAGCTCGGCTTCCTGGCGGCCAGGACGTCGCGGATCGAGCTCGGCACCGGCGTCGTCCCGATCTACACCCGCACCCCCGCGCTGATGGCGATGACGGCGGCCGGGGTCGACTACGTCTCCGACGGCCGGTTCCGGCTCGGACTGGGCACGTCGGGACCGCAGGTGATCGAGGGCTTCCACGGCCTTCCGTTCGACGCGCCGCTGGGCCGCACCCGCGAGGTTGTCGAGATCTGCCGGCAGGTCTGGCGCCGCGAGCGGCTCAGCTACGAGGGCAAGTACTACCAGCTGCCGCTGCCGGCCGAGCGCGGCACCGGGCTCGGCAAGCCGCTGAAGCTGATCAACCATCCTGTGCGCGAACGCATCCCGATCACCATCGCCGCGCTGGGTCCGAAGAACGTCGAGCTCACCGCCGAGATCGCCGAGGGCTGGCAGCCGGTGTTCTTCTACCCCGAGAAGGCCGACGACGTCTGGGGTGACGCGTTGCGCGCCGGTGCGTCACGGCGTGACCCGGAACTTGGCCCGCTGGACGTGATGGTCAGCGCGACGCTGGCGATCGGTGACGACGTCGAAGACCGATTGGCTTGGGCCAAACCGCAATTGGCGCTCTACATCGGCGGCATGGGTGCGCGGGGCAAGAACTTCTACCACAACCTGGCCACCCGGTACGGCTTCGGCGAGGTCGCCGACCACATCCAGGACCTCTACCTGGCCGGCAAGAAGGCCGAGGCGATCGACGCGGTCCCCGACGATCTGGTCCGCAAGGTGTCGCTGGTCGGGCCGAAGGGCTATGTCAAAGAACGGCTCGCGGCATTCGCCGAGGCCGGTGTCACCACGATGCTGCTGCACCCGATGGGCGTCGACGCCGCCGAGCGGATCAAGTTCGTCGAAGAGTTGCAGGCGCTCGTCTGA
- a CDS encoding TetR/AcrR family transcriptional regulator, which produces MTRPAFATTRQTELFDALVALFLADGFAHLTLDEIAARLRCSKSTLYALAPSKEQLVQAATVHFFRTATDAVESRVNAVSGARDRIAAYLAAVGAALDPASDQFMADLDAFAPARAVYERNTRIAARRVQALIAEGVAAGDFRDVHAAFAADLVAAVMVRIQQRTVRANTGLDDADAYRELAAILTGGIQA; this is translated from the coding sequence ATGACCAGGCCCGCCTTCGCGACCACACGGCAGACCGAACTCTTCGACGCGTTGGTGGCGCTGTTTCTGGCGGACGGCTTCGCGCACCTGACGCTCGACGAGATCGCCGCGCGGCTGCGGTGCTCGAAGTCCACGTTGTACGCGCTGGCCCCCAGCAAGGAGCAACTCGTGCAGGCCGCGACGGTGCACTTCTTCCGCACCGCGACCGACGCGGTCGAATCGCGGGTGAACGCGGTGTCGGGGGCCCGGGACCGGATCGCGGCCTACCTCGCCGCCGTCGGCGCCGCGCTGGACCCGGCCTCCGACCAGTTCATGGCCGATCTCGATGCGTTCGCACCGGCCCGGGCCGTCTACGAGAGGAACACCCGGATCGCGGCACGCAGGGTGCAGGCGCTGATCGCCGAAGGCGTTGCCGCCGGCGACTTCCGGGATGTGCACGCCGCATTCGCCGCCGACCTGGTGGCGGCGGTGATGGTGCGGATCCAGCAGCGCACGGTGCGCGCCAACACCGGACTCGACGACGCCGATGCCTACCGTGAGCTCGCCGCGATCCTCACCGGCGGCATCCAGGCCTGA
- a CDS encoding acyl-CoA dehydrogenase family protein, giving the protein MAVDRLLPSDDARDLVDLARQIADKVLDPIVDQHEKDETYPDGVFATLGEAGLLSLPYPEEWGGGGQSYEVYLQVLEELAARWAAVAVAVSVHSLSCHPLMAFGTDEQKQRWLPEMLGGSTIGAYSLSEPQAGSDAAALSCKATPVDGGYRITGSKAWITHGGIADFYNLFARTGEGSQGISCFLVPKDTDGLTFGKPEEKMGLHAVPTTAAHYDDAFLDADRRIGAEGQGLQIAFSALDSGRLGIAAVAVGLAQAALDAAVAYSQERTTFGRKIIDHQGLAFLLADMAAAVDSARATYLDAARRRDAGLPYSRNASVAKLVATDAAMKVTTDAVQVLGGAGYTRDYRVERYMREAKITQIFEGTNQIQRLVISRHLARG; this is encoded by the coding sequence ATGGCTGTGGACCGTCTTCTCCCGTCCGACGACGCACGCGACTTGGTCGATCTGGCCCGCCAGATCGCCGACAAGGTGCTCGACCCGATCGTCGACCAGCATGAGAAGGACGAGACGTATCCCGACGGGGTCTTCGCGACGCTCGGTGAGGCTGGGCTTCTGAGCCTGCCGTACCCCGAGGAGTGGGGTGGCGGCGGTCAGTCCTATGAGGTGTACCTGCAGGTGCTCGAAGAACTCGCCGCGCGGTGGGCGGCCGTCGCGGTGGCCGTCAGCGTGCACAGCCTGTCGTGTCATCCGCTGATGGCGTTCGGCACCGACGAGCAGAAACAGCGCTGGCTGCCCGAGATGCTGGGTGGGTCGACGATCGGCGCCTACAGCCTGTCCGAACCGCAGGCCGGTTCCGATGCGGCGGCGCTGTCGTGCAAGGCGACCCCGGTCGACGGCGGCTACCGCATCACCGGATCCAAGGCGTGGATCACCCACGGCGGCATCGCCGACTTCTACAACCTGTTCGCCCGCACCGGCGAGGGCTCACAAGGCATTTCCTGCTTCCTGGTCCCCAAGGACACCGACGGCCTGACGTTCGGCAAGCCCGAGGAGAAGATGGGGCTGCACGCGGTGCCGACCACCGCCGCGCATTACGACGATGCGTTCCTCGACGCGGACCGGCGCATCGGCGCCGAAGGTCAGGGGCTGCAGATCGCGTTCAGCGCACTGGATTCCGGCCGGCTCGGGATCGCGGCCGTCGCCGTCGGGCTCGCTCAGGCCGCGCTCGACGCGGCTGTCGCCTACAGCCAGGAGCGAACGACGTTCGGCCGCAAGATCATCGACCACCAGGGGTTGGCATTCCTGCTGGCCGATATGGCCGCCGCGGTGGATTCCGCGCGCGCGACCTACCTCGACGCGGCGCGGCGCCGCGACGCGGGTCTGCCGTACTCCCGCAACGCGTCGGTGGCCAAACTGGTCGCCACCGACGCCGCGATGAAGGTGACCACCGATGCCGTGCAGGTGTTGGGCGGCGCCGGATACACCCGCGACTACCGGGTGGAGCGGTACATGCGCGAAGCCAAGATCACCCAGATCTTCGAGGGCACCAACCAGATTCAACGACTGGTGATCAGTCGGCACCTGGCCCGCGGTTGA